From Microscilla marina ATCC 23134, the proteins below share one genomic window:
- a CDS encoding bifunctional 3-(3-hydroxy-phenyl)propionate/3-hydroxycinnamic acid hydroxylase: MMQKEDEFSGYDVLIVGLGPVGMLAANLLGMYGLKVAVFERNQELYNIPRAIHIDDEVMRILQYVGLHEPVLALSKPVPGMRLVTPRGKVLLETSKTATAGFAASYLFYQPHLEQVLMEGVERYKNVSVFFGATAVAIQPDNTPALQVKTAEKTCTYLGKFILACDGANSSLRDLLQLRLKDLRFSRRNLKVDVRIEDEGETFKFSDWIQKTVAPPNKSHVFLNSFGSHYRWEFSIPKGSSSASIEWASPGIIQDMLATVINPDKVKIIHAVEYRFATKIARQWQQDRVFLAGDAAHQMPPYIGQGMCAGFRDVMNISWKIKAVIKDQAPLQLLQSYAVERVPHVRFIMWVTRWVGRLFITRRWGWVLKGLALFAPRHWRKVKVPPQKLKQGIFGKNRRLRGHLFPQMEVTLANQTHLQDACLGKGWCIVSYGQEVSQALPADTLQRLTQLGVSFCIIATADAVNNEEGNPTDRYGRYQQWFTKHKVEVVVVRPDRYIYDATQTAKLPQVIQRLLKEVYPV, from the coding sequence ATGATGCAGAAAGAGGATGAGTTTTCAGGATATGATGTATTGATTGTAGGTTTGGGTCCGGTAGGCATGCTGGCGGCTAACTTACTGGGCATGTATGGTTTAAAGGTAGCTGTGTTTGAACGCAATCAGGAGCTATACAATATTCCGCGTGCCATTCACATAGACGATGAGGTTATGCGTATTTTGCAATATGTGGGGTTGCATGAGCCAGTATTGGCTTTGAGCAAACCTGTACCCGGCATGCGCCTTGTTACCCCCCGTGGCAAGGTATTGCTCGAAACCTCTAAAACCGCTACCGCAGGGTTTGCGGCAAGCTACTTGTTTTACCAACCCCACCTGGAACAGGTGCTCATGGAAGGAGTTGAACGCTACAAAAATGTATCGGTATTTTTTGGGGCAACGGCAGTAGCCATACAACCTGACAATACCCCTGCCCTGCAAGTAAAAACTGCCGAAAAAACCTGTACCTATTTGGGTAAATTTATCCTTGCCTGTGATGGAGCCAATAGTTCTCTACGTGACCTGTTACAGCTTCGACTGAAAGACCTTAGGTTTAGCCGCCGCAACCTTAAAGTTGACGTGCGAATAGAAGACGAAGGAGAGACGTTTAAATTTTCGGACTGGATTCAAAAAACTGTGGCTCCTCCCAACAAATCGCACGTGTTTCTCAATAGTTTTGGCAGCCATTACCGTTGGGAATTTTCTATTCCCAAGGGGAGCTCCAGCGCCTCTATCGAGTGGGCATCGCCTGGTATCATACAAGACATGTTGGCTACCGTAATTAATCCTGACAAGGTAAAAATAATCCACGCGGTAGAATATAGATTTGCTACCAAAATAGCCCGACAGTGGCAACAAGATCGGGTGTTTTTGGCAGGCGATGCAGCCCATCAAATGCCTCCCTATATAGGACAAGGCATGTGTGCTGGGTTTCGTGATGTGATGAATATAAGCTGGAAAATTAAAGCTGTGATCAAAGACCAGGCTCCCCTCCAACTCCTGCAGAGTTATGCCGTTGAGCGCGTTCCTCATGTGCGCTTTATAATGTGGGTCACTCGTTGGGTGGGGCGTTTGTTCATTACCCGGCGTTGGGGGTGGGTACTCAAGGGGCTTGCCTTGTTTGCCCCCAGACATTGGCGTAAAGTAAAGGTTCCTCCCCAAAAACTTAAACAAGGCATTTTTGGCAAAAACAGACGCTTACGCGGGCACCTGTTTCCACAAATGGAAGTAACCCTTGCCAACCAGACCCACTTACAAGATGCTTGTCTGGGCAAAGGCTGGTGCATTGTGAGCTATGGACAAGAGGTTTCACAAGCATTGCCTGCCGACACTTTGCAACGTTTGACCCAATTGGGTGTCTCTTTTTGTATAATTGCTACAGCCGATGCGGTGAATAATGAGGAAGGCAACCCAACCGACCGCTATGGCCGTTACCAACAGTGGTTTACCAAGCACAAAGTAGAGGTGGTAGTAGTGCGCCCCGACCGCTATATTTATGATGCTACCCAAACAGCAAAGTTGCCACAGGTAATTCAGCGTTTGTTGAAAGAGGTTTATCCT
- a CDS encoding sensor histidine kinase, translating to MKTRKKLNYIIFLMSVALIGLIGLQIYWVNTSLKIKKERFNQDVHQALSNLVRKLEKRETAYAVGNRFFNTKGSRYPHPQQFYNIIASGNRKFNVLRKSKTKKNHSKVELQHSWTLSEGGEDTTFTLNVSSKSNPRLKQILHPQEVTVVNDDSSKKVHVKASSVMLVIDELLSKRKPLHQRISQELLDSLLHIELLSKGIDIPYRFNVVTQQNGQYRYVFHPQKPIQYSNPQQALSQVNYATILFPNDISPQPNKLLVDFPAENTFVIKQMWTVLASAFVFIALIIFCFTFAVNTILKQKKMSDMTKDFINNMTHEFKTPIATVSLACQAMQDPDIQQLPGQVNRYMGMIKEENDRLGQQVEKVLQIARLDREDFKLNISEVDVHQSIAKAVRNIQIQVEKRGGMLHTALNAEQACIYADEIHLTNMIINLLDNANKYSPDHPEITIETQSNERGIRVMISDKGQGISKEVINKVFDKFYRVPTGNIHDVKGFGLGLSYVKTMVDAHQGEIQVKSEPAKGSTFTLFFPYMAHSA from the coding sequence ATGAAAACCAGAAAAAAACTCAATTATATCATTTTCTTAATGAGTGTTGCCCTGATAGGTTTGATTGGTTTACAGATTTATTGGGTCAATACCTCGCTCAAAATAAAAAAAGAACGCTTTAATCAAGACGTACATCAGGCCTTGAGCAACCTGGTGCGTAAATTGGAAAAACGAGAGACCGCTTATGCCGTAGGCAATCGTTTTTTTAATACAAAAGGCAGTCGCTACCCACACCCCCAACAATTTTACAATATCATTGCTTCTGGTAATCGCAAATTCAATGTGTTGCGAAAATCAAAGACAAAAAAGAACCATAGTAAAGTAGAACTTCAACACAGCTGGACCCTGTCTGAAGGAGGAGAAGATACCACTTTTACCCTCAATGTCAGCTCTAAGTCCAACCCTCGTCTTAAGCAAATTTTGCACCCTCAAGAGGTCACTGTCGTGAATGACGACTCAAGCAAAAAAGTGCATGTGAAGGCTAGTTCGGTGATGTTGGTGATAGACGAGTTGTTGAGCAAACGCAAGCCATTGCACCAGCGCATCAGCCAGGAATTGCTCGATTCATTGCTTCATATAGAATTGCTAAGTAAAGGCATTGACATTCCTTACCGTTTCAATGTGGTTACTCAGCAAAATGGCCAGTATCGTTATGTGTTTCACCCCCAAAAGCCCATCCAGTACTCCAACCCTCAGCAGGCACTGTCTCAGGTAAACTATGCGACCATCTTGTTTCCCAATGATATATCACCACAACCCAACAAACTATTGGTAGACTTTCCGGCAGAAAACACCTTTGTAATAAAGCAAATGTGGACAGTGCTTGCCTCAGCATTTGTGTTTATTGCCCTCATTATTTTTTGTTTTACATTTGCGGTAAACACCATTCTGAAGCAAAAGAAAATGTCAGACATGACCAAAGATTTTATTAATAACATGACCCACGAGTTCAAAACCCCGATTGCTACTGTGTCGTTGGCTTGCCAGGCAATGCAAGACCCTGACATTCAACAGCTCCCCGGTCAAGTGAATCGCTATATGGGAATGATCAAAGAAGAAAACGACCGATTGGGGCAACAGGTAGAGAAGGTGCTGCAGATAGCCCGGTTAGACCGGGAAGACTTCAAGCTGAATATTAGCGAGGTAGATGTACACCAAAGCATTGCCAAAGCAGTGAGAAACATACAAATTCAGGTAGAAAAACGTGGAGGGATGCTTCATACTGCGTTAAACGCTGAACAAGCCTGCATTTATGCCGATGAGATTCACTTGACCAATATGATCATTAACCTGTTGGATAATGCCAATAAATACTCGCCCGACCACCCGGAAATCACCATTGAAACCCAAAGCAATGAACGGGGCATTAGGGTAATGATTAGCGACAAAGGACAAGGCATTTCTAAAGAAGTAATCAACAAGGTTTTTGATAAATTTTACCGGGTGCCTACAGGCAACATTCACGATGTCAAAGGCTTTGGGTTAGGGTTGAGTTATGTAAAAACAATGGTAGACGCCCACCAAGGCGAAATTCAGGTAAAAAGCGAGCCAGCCAAAGGCAGTACCTTTACCCTGTTTTTCCCTTACATGGCACATAGTGCTTGA
- a CDS encoding response regulator transcription factor codes for MKDEIKILLVEDDNNLGQLLQEYLQIKGYPTTLRRDGEAGLDTFHTAGFDLCILDVMLPKMDGFTLAEKIREQNKKVPIIFLTAKSMKEDAIKGFKAGADDYIHKPFSMEELLLRIEAIMRRVGEQPVTPSTQEYFEVGSFSFDYSTQKLQRQGESKKLTSKEAALLKMLCEHKNQTLERSKALKKIWLDDNYFNARSMDVYITKLRKYLKSDENIQIVNVHGQGFKLVELV; via the coding sequence ATGAAAGATGAAATAAAAATATTGTTGGTAGAAGATGACAACAACCTGGGGCAGCTGCTACAGGAGTATTTACAGATTAAAGGATACCCTACTACCCTGCGACGTGATGGCGAAGCCGGATTAGATACTTTTCACACTGCGGGGTTCGATCTGTGTATATTAGATGTGATGTTGCCCAAAATGGATGGATTTACGCTTGCCGAAAAAATAAGAGAGCAAAACAAAAAAGTACCCATTATTTTTCTGACGGCTAAATCTATGAAAGAAGATGCCATCAAGGGGTTCAAGGCAGGGGCTGATGACTACATCCACAAGCCTTTTAGTATGGAAGAACTCTTGTTGCGCATAGAAGCCATTATGCGACGTGTAGGGGAGCAGCCAGTAACACCATCAACCCAAGAATATTTTGAGGTAGGCTCGTTTAGTTTTGACTACAGCACCCAAAAACTCCAGCGCCAGGGCGAAAGCAAAAAACTGACCTCTAAAGAAGCTGCCTTGCTCAAAATGTTATGCGAACATAAAAACCAGACCCTGGAGCGGTCAAAGGCTTTGAAAAAAATATGGTTGGATGACAACTACTTCAATGCCCGCAGTATGGACGTATACATTACCAAGCTCAGAAAATACCTCAAGTCTGACGAAAATATTCAGATTGTCAATGTACACGGACAAGGTTTCAAGCTCGTAGAGTTGGTATAG
- a CDS encoding NUDIX hydrolase — protein sequence MDIQPWKKLKEDKVYHGYRSIIKRKFELPNGKVMEYDIVAGGNFASIAALTEDNEVLLVKQFRPGPEQVLMSTPSGYIDFNEDPKDAAKRELLEETGYQAEDIFFKKKVTLPYGIGCQYCFVATGCIEIQGQRLDDTEFIEVITMNLPAFKEKLRNPHDFDFYNLTAAYLLLDHIQPF from the coding sequence ATGGACATTCAACCCTGGAAAAAACTCAAAGAAGACAAAGTATACCATGGCTACCGAAGCATTATCAAGCGAAAGTTTGAGTTGCCCAATGGCAAAGTCATGGAATATGACATTGTTGCTGGAGGTAACTTTGCCTCTATTGCGGCACTTACCGAAGACAATGAAGTATTGTTGGTCAAACAGTTTCGTCCTGGTCCCGAACAAGTGTTGATGAGTACCCCGTCTGGGTATATAGACTTTAATGAAGATCCAAAAGATGCTGCCAAACGTGAGTTGCTCGAAGAAACAGGTTACCAGGCAGAAGACATATTTTTCAAGAAAAAAGTGACCTTACCTTATGGCATTGGCTGTCAATATTGTTTTGTGGCCACCGGATGCATAGAAATACAAGGGCAGCGCCTCGACGATACCGAGTTTATAGAAGTAATTACCATGAATTTGCCAGCGTTTAAAGAAAAGTTGCGCAACCCACACGACTTTGATTTTTATAACTTAACTGCTGCTTATCTGTTACTTGATCATATCCAGCCTTTTTAG
- a CDS encoding SIMPL domain-containing protein, with amino-acid sequence MNKLVKNTLLAWCCLIAPHYWLTAQHAGNSYYKKRTYSSSQQAVDISNSKGTKLVVTANILKYVEADEFVAVFGLSEEAPSVKACNEKITQRLQGFVQKLKGLGIRQDDYYIDMVTQNQVYGYSFDSDKKVATEKTEGFELKKNIAIRYKDDKLLNKMLQLAAQYGIYDLIKVDYLKYNQAPIYKELWKEALKVIEQKKGVYLEVTGVKLWDKSKILSERFGAYLPGQMYQSYTAFQSASVSSPSYSRRNFTRIDKRKLKTVYYDPPNFSKYDKVLNNNPVKPMLQFHLQVTIEYDVVRKIK; translated from the coding sequence ATGAACAAACTAGTGAAAAACACCTTATTGGCTTGGTGTTGCCTGATTGCCCCTCACTATTGGTTAACTGCCCAACATGCCGGTAATTCTTATTACAAAAAAAGGACTTATAGCAGCTCCCAACAAGCAGTAGATATAAGCAACTCGAAAGGAACCAAACTGGTGGTGACCGCCAATATATTGAAGTATGTAGAGGCAGACGAATTTGTCGCGGTATTTGGCTTATCAGAAGAGGCGCCCAGTGTAAAAGCCTGTAATGAAAAAATTACCCAAAGGCTACAGGGCTTTGTACAAAAACTGAAAGGGTTAGGCATTCGACAGGATGACTACTATATAGACATGGTAACCCAAAACCAGGTATATGGCTATAGTTTTGACAGTGACAAAAAGGTAGCCACCGAAAAAACAGAGGGTTTTGAGTTAAAAAAGAACATTGCCATTCGCTACAAAGACGATAAGTTGCTCAATAAAATGTTACAGTTGGCCGCCCAATATGGTATATACGACCTGATAAAAGTAGACTACCTCAAGTACAACCAGGCGCCCATATACAAAGAATTATGGAAAGAAGCATTGAAGGTAATTGAACAAAAAAAAGGGGTTTACCTTGAGGTAACTGGGGTAAAACTATGGGATAAAAGCAAAATTTTGTCTGAACGTTTTGGGGCTTATTTGCCAGGGCAGATGTACCAGAGCTATACTGCTTTTCAATCTGCCAGCGTAAGTTCGCCAAGTTACAGTCGGCGCAATTTTACTCGAATCGACAAGCGAAAACTCAAAACGGTATACTATGACCCACCTAACTTTAGCAAGTATGACAAGGTGTTGAACAATAACCCTGTGAAACCCATGCTTCAGTTTCATTTGCAAGTGACCATAGAGTACGATGTAGTAAGAAAGATAAAGTAA